The genomic stretch caaccatgttcatagcagctttatttgtaatagtcagaacctggaaacaacccagatgtccctcagcacaggaatggatacagaaattgtggtacattttatgcaatggaatattactgagcaattaaaaacaaggaaatcatgacatttacaggGAAATGGTGTGATCTAGGAAAAATCActctgagtgtggtatcccaaaatcataaagacacacatggtatatactcactgatatgtggatattagatatataatatcatatagacatactaaaatctgtacacctaaagaagctaagcaagaagaaggaccctaggtaagatgatcgatcctcactcagaaaggcaaactgtaTAGATAGTTGAAAAGGgaataaacaagaaacaaaacaggagcctaccacatagggcctctgaaagactccaccctgaAAGTTATCAAAGTAGTTGCTgtggctcatagccaaactttgtgcagagtgcagggaatctaataaaagaagggggagatagaaagacctgaaatgGACAGGCCTCCACAAGCAGAGCtgcagaaccaagaaatctgggcccactggtattttctgagactgttactccaaccaaggaccatgcatggatataacctagaaccccagcccagatgtagcctatggcagctcagtatccatgtgggtaccttagtaaggggaacagggactgtctctgacatgaactcagtggctggctctttgatcacctccccctaaggggggaatagctttaccatgccacagaagaagacagtgcagccagtcatgatgagacctgataggctaggttcagattgAAGGGGACGAGAGCcactcctatcagtagacttgtaGAGGGGTATGGGAGttgatgaagaagggagggtgggattaagagttaatgaaggaaggggctatagttgggatacaaagtgaagaaactgtaatgatataaaaatgaaaaattaaaaaataaaaaaagaaatatatgtttATGCCCATAAACTTGTGCTGCTCTCAACTTTTCACAgaaattcctttttttattttcttttttttatttttgtagttgGTAGAGGTTTATGCAATGATTCATGACTGATAAAAATGCTGAGACTATATGACAGAGAATGTTCATCCAAAGCTGGATCATCTATCTCAATATCCTCTCAGCCAAAGCTCAGGGAGTCTCTTAGAAAAGAGGCAGAATATATAAAATGGAGAATGGAAAAGACATTTTCTAAATTTTCAACATGACAAGGCCATGGCATACATGAgaactcacagtagctgtgactGCCTGCCTCAGACACACCCAATTTTGTTGTCAAAATTCCAACAAGGATTGGAGAGGAGGAATCATTAGGAGACTTTTAATACTAagggtataatttttttttttttggctgtgacCTCTGAAATGTTACCCATGCTCCACTGAATAGTCCCATACCCATGTGCTTATGTGCAGTATTAATTGGATTCAGTATGttacaaaaaagaaacaacatgAAGTTGGGAGAAAGACATGTTGGAGTAGTCCTCATAGAAATGGAGGGAAGTACTGGTGGtagatataataaaaatatattgtatgtatatttgaaaatttcttttttattcttttattcattattgttattacaatttattaccctgtatcctggctatagacccctcctcacctcctcttgtcccactctctctccctctcttcccccatgTTCCTCTCCTagtatactgataggggaggtcctccttccataCTATCTGACTAtaacctatcaggtttcattaggactggctgcatcatcttctgctgtggcctggcaaggctgttctaccaaaggggaggtgataaaagagctggccactgagtccatgtcaaagacagcccctgctactctTACTGGGAAATCTATATGGAGGTTGAGACGTCCATGAGCTATATCTAGGGGTCTATgttctctccttgcatggtccttggttgattcagcagtctctgcaggaccctctgagcCCAGACAGTTTGTCTATGTCTCCTTGTACAGCTCCTGTactgtccaggtctttctctctcccccttcttccacaagatttcctGTACTTTGCCTAAAGTTTAGCTATCCAcatcaacatctgctttgataccatgatgTATAGGATCTTTCAGAGTCCCACTGTAGAAgtcccctgtcctgttccctgtcttctcctacttccaatgtctatcctgtttttccttctgaatgaggattaagtctcttccctaaggtcctcatTGTTTAGCATTTTTAGgactaaagattttagtatgtttatcctatattatatgactaatatccacttataagtgagtatataccatatgtatctctctgcttctgggttacctcactcagaatgattttttctagttccttccatttacctatcaatttcatgatttccttctttttaattgctgaatagtattccattttgtaaatgtaccacaattcctgtatcctttcttcagttgagcgACACCtagattgtttctagattctggggAGTATGattaaagttgctatgaacagagttgagcaaatgtccttgttgtatggttgagcatctacAGACTGGGAgacgatcttcaccaaccctacatctgacagagcactaatatccagaatatgcaaagaactcaagaagttacataacaacaaaccaagtaatctaattaataattaggtgtacagagttaaacagaattctaaacagaggtatatcaaatggcagagaaacacttaatgaatgtcaacatccttagtcatctgggaaatgcaaatcaaaatgacctgagaTTCAACCTCATACCCaccagaatgggtaagatcaaaaactcaagggatgatgcatgctggaaaggatgtggagaaagaggaaccctcctccattgctggtgggaatataaacttgtataaccactttggaaatcaatctagcactttctcagaaaattaggaatagtgctacctcaagttctggctataccacccctgggcttatatccaaaagatgctcaaccatacaacaagacattcactcaactatgttcacagcagctttattgatgaaattttcttttttggtgattCTGGTAGAtgatgtatacattttaaaatatactcacttataagtgggtactagacctataagataggtaaacatactaaaatctgtacgcctaaagaagataaataagaaacatgacctggggtaagatgatcaatcttcatttagaaagacaaatgatatggacattggaattaggagaacacgagtaacaggacaggagcctaccacagtgggcctctgaaagactctacctagcagtgtatcaaagcacatgctaagactcataaccaaaccttcgacagagtgcagggaatcatatgaaagaaaggggagttagtatgacctggagaggacaggaagctctgcaaggaccaaatatatctgggcacggtggtcttttatgagaccgtttctccaaccaaggaccatgtatggatataacctagaacctctgcttggatgtagcccgtggtagctcagtaaccaattggtttcccatagtaagaggaacaaggaatatttctaacaggaactcaaatggctgcctctttggcctccccacccccatgggaggagcagtcctgttaggccacagaggaggactttgcagccagtcctgaagatacctgataaaacaggatcagatgaatggggaggaggtccctccctatcagtggacttggaaaggggcaggaaggagatgagggagggagggtgagattgggagggaatgaaggaggggctacggctaggatacaaaataaataacctgtgattaatacaaaaaataaaaattataaaaaagaataaaaatattttaaaaacctgttagaatattttaaattcatataaATAGATTActtgtataaaatatttatagaattGTATTTGAGATATTTTAAAGCTAATATATCTGCAATCATTTGGTAATATCTAATTCCATTTTAATTCTGTGTCCTATCTGTGATCATTCTTTGCCAATAGAAGGGAATTAAATTATGCTAgcaatttcaaaaaagaaaaaatgacaacCAAATGTGCTATTGAAATGGTTCTTAAAAATCTTTAGATATCTTCCTAGTAGGTCTTGACactgtggtgcatgcctctaatctcagAAGTGGGAGGCTAAGACATAAAATGGGTTATTCTAGTGAGCATGGATAGCTATCTCTTGAGAGCAAAGCCAGTATGAGCTACATTATGATCTTCTGGCTCACAATGTTTCCCCCACTGGTTGGTTGAATTTATTTTGTTATCTAAAGCAATCATCTTGTTCTTCCTATGTTTTCCAACCCTGAatcaacaaggaaatcatttagTTAAATACAAACCAAATCACATATTGGAAGTTTTTCCCCACAGCACTCTTTCCCTGTCTCACCTCTCCTGCTCTCTATCATCTAACAACTCCTTTTCAtatcccctccctccaccacccACCACTTTTCTCTATATGCCATTGTTTCTCCCTTTCCACTTTAGCCTGTTTGAAAGACATGCAATAATTGCTTAAAGAATGAGGACAGtttcagccaggcatgatggcaaatacctgtaatcccagcactctggaaagcagaggcaggtagatctttgtaagttcaagggcagcctggtctacaaaatgagtccaggataaccaaggctacacagagaaaccctgtcttaaaacaaaaagaaattaagaaggaaaaaagaaacaaaacaaaaataactggaCCACCAGCATTGCTTTTATTGCTACAGCCATGGGATTACATGTTGAAATCACATAGCAAATTTCTCAGTCCACTCTCGAGCCAGTCTATCATACTTTTTCTTGTCCTTGCGGTAGACTCTTGCAATTTCAGGAACCAGTGGGTCGTCTGGGTTTGGATCGCACAATAGGGAGCAGATAGATAGGAGAACTTTAGCAATTGTCAGTGCTGGTGACCACTCAGATCTCAGGATATCAAGACAGATGCTTCCCTTCCGGTTGATATTTGGATGGTAAATTCGTGTGGTGAATGCAAtctttggtggtttgaatgggtaaTCTGATGGAAAATGTATGGCCAGTAAAAAGACCCCTCCTTGGTAGGGGCTATCATCAGGCCCCATTATGGTCGCTTGCCAGTGAAACAGATCTTCCCCCACTGGGCCTGCAGAGCACTGGGCTGGAGGGTCATGAGTCAGGTCCAGGAGCTCCTTTTGGATACGCTTTAGAGCCATGGTCCCAAGATGTGAAGGACAATTCTTTGTACTGGGCCTAGCAAGTAGTAGATGGTTTTGGTGATACTAAGGCCCAGATAGCTATGAGAACCGTAGTGGCAGGTGGTTGGAGCAAGTGTTGTGTTAGCGTGAGGCTGGGCTCTGTTCTCAAGTTGTTGTTCAGGGCAGTCGATAGCAGTAGAGAGGGCCAAGAAGATAGGGGCAACGGCTTCACAACTGTACCTGAAGGACTGCACGATCCCTGTGTCTTGGGACTTTGGTTGATGTGCTTTCGGAAGCTAGAGAATCAGCTGTTGCTGTATGGAGGCAGTGATGCCTGACGGCCGCACAACTGCTACGAGATTCCTCTGCCCGGAGAGGCCAGAGCTCCTGCTCCGGGCAGCCCGCTACTGGCTCTTGACCCTGATGTCCATCTCCAGTGCCTGAGCAACTGGCAGGGGCCTATTGTGAGATCACTAAGGATGCAATGACAACATGATACCTGGAACACTGCATGTACCATAGCAGTGAGGGAAATGTGGGATCAGTGTCAGGGTTAACATGTGTGTAGGTATTGAATATTAGAACAGTGGAAAACTGCAGAAGGCACCGTTGGGTGTAGACTTTGCCCAGTGCTTATTTTGGCTTGGCAAATTCACTCCTTCACCAAGTTACCAGAATAAATAAGATCAATGATTTCTCTATTAGAATGCCTTTATCATAATCTCTttcaacattatatgtttaagtTTCATAGACCCTTACTTCTATATGTATTTCTTACGGACACTCTCTAATTTAAATAACTTAGAAAGGTGAATATTTATATATCTTGGTAAAGTTCTGGTATAGTTATCCTAAATATTTCAAATTCAAATATTTAGCCATTCAAATATTTAACTAACCAAGCACCACAGAACAGGATGGTgatagaataaagaataaaagaaaataggtGAACCATTATTTCTATCTTATATATATGGGTTTTAGTTGTTCTTTATAGAAACAATTATGTTTGTTTGGAATGACTCTTCCAATACAAACATACCCACATAATACAATATTTCTTTCCTGAGGATTTCAAATATGGCTATTGATTATATGTGTAAAAATGTAATGCCAAATAATTACCATAAAATATGTTTCTGTGTTAGGTTATCAATTCATTTTGGTGAACTAAAGCAcagtaatttaataaaataatttctattttttgctAAGTTATATTATACACATCAGGTCACAGTTCCACTTATATGGGATATCCTTTTGTTATGAAAATATCTTTTTGTAGAACTATTCATCTAACATATCTATCCACACTAAGTTGGGAGAGCACTATTTTGATAATACTTTACAAAGGAGAGGATATGAATCTCAGAATGGGTCTTCTACTGTTAAGATAAAAATATCCTCACTGAAAGGAAAATTTCCAAATTTTTTGTTATATGGTCTGTGAACGTAGTTTCTGTGCTTCTAAATGAGGtgttcatattattttttaaatattgaaatttaAAGGTCAGTAGTGTCTTAGGTAGGAAGTATATACAACATTTCAAGTTTTTGAAG from Meriones unguiculatus strain TT.TT164.6M chromosome X, Bangor_MerUng_6.1, whole genome shotgun sequence encodes the following:
- the LOC110544136 gene encoding ubiquitin-conjugating enzyme E2 D4-like isoform X1; the protein is MALKRIQKELLDLTHDPPAQCSAGPVGEDLFHWQATIMGPDDSPYQGGIAFTTRIYHPNINRKGSICLDILRSEWSPALTIAKVLLSICSLLCDPNPDDPLVPEIARVYRKDKKKYDRLAREWTEKFAM
- the LOC110544136 gene encoding ubiquitin-conjugating enzyme E2 D4-like isoform X2, with product MALKRIQKELLDLTHDPPAQCSAGPVGEDLFHWQATIMGPDDSPYQGGVFLLAIHFPSDYPFKPPKIAFTTRIYHPNINRKGSICLDILRSEWSPALTIAKVLLSICSLLCDPNPDDPLVPEIARVYRKDKKKYDRLAREWTEKFAM